In Candidatus Sodalis pierantonius str. SOPE, one DNA window encodes the following:
- the rplA gene encoding 50S ribosomal protein L1, translating into MAKLTKRMRVIRDKIDSTKQYDISEAVALLKELATAKFVESIDVAVNLGIDARKSDQNVRGATVLPHGTGRSVRVAVFTQGANAEAAKAAGADLVGMDDLADQIKKGEFNFDVVIASPDAMRVVGQLGQILGPRGLMPNPKVGTVTPNVAEAVKNAKAGQVRYRNDKNGIIHTTIGKVDFESDKLKENLEALLVALKKAKPTQAKGVYIKKVSLSTTMGAGVAIDQSGLSTATA; encoded by the coding sequence ATGGCTAAACTGACCAAGCGCATGCGCGTCATCCGCGACAAAATTGATTCCACCAAACAGTACGACATCAGCGAAGCCGTAGCGCTGCTGAAAGAGCTGGCCACTGCCAAGTTCGTTGAAAGCATCGACGTTGCCGTTAATCTGGGCATTGATGCACGTAAATCCGATCAGAACGTCCGCGGCGCCACCGTGCTGCCGCACGGCACCGGCCGCAGCGTTCGCGTTGCCGTGTTCACCCAGGGTGCCAACGCCGAAGCGGCAAAAGCCGCCGGCGCGGATCTGGTGGGCATGGACGATCTGGCTGACCAGATCAAAAAAGGCGAGTTCAACTTCGACGTGGTTATCGCTTCTCCGGACGCGATGCGCGTTGTCGGCCAGCTGGGCCAGATCCTCGGTCCGCGCGGCCTGATGCCGAACCCGAAAGTCGGCACCGTTACCCCGAACGTCGCTGAAGCGGTTAAAAACGCCAAAGCCGGTCAGGTGCGCTATCGCAACGACAAAAACGGCATCATCCACACCACCATCGGTAAAGTGGACTTTGAGTCTGACAAATTGAAAGAAAACCTGGAAGCTTTGCTGGTTGCGCTGAAAAAAGCCAAACCGACGCAGGCCAAGGGCGTTTATATCAAGAAAGTCAGCCTGTCTACCACCATGGGCGCAGGTGTAGCAATCGATCAAAGCGGCCTGTCCACGGCGACCGCTTAA